From the genome of Zonotrichia leucophrys gambelii isolate GWCS_2022_RI chromosome 24, RI_Zleu_2.0, whole genome shotgun sequence, one region includes:
- the OAF gene encoding out at first protein homolog isoform X1: protein MRGPRLPALPALLWLALAPLPGPAARAELRVRVRLPGGQVTEESLQADSGADCVSLELRAADGALVTLTADFRQEVKIFRALILGELERGQSQFQALCFVTRLHRNEIIPSESMAKLRQKNPRTVRQAEEVRGLEHLSMDVAVNFSKAAQLSSHIHNVCAEAREAIYTREEDVKFWLEKGVDGSMFEVLPQGSDLPELQRCRQCPERWRPCMCSYSLSIEWYPCMLKYCKSRDAAGRLSSYKCGIRSCQKGYTFHFYVPQKQLCLWDEET from the exons aTGCGCGGCCCGCGGCTGCCGGCGCTGCCCGCGCTGCTCTGGCTGGCGCTGGCcccgctgcccggccccgctgcccgcgcTGAGCTGCGGGTGCGGGTGCGGCTGCCCGGCGGGCAGGTGACGGAGGAGAGCCTGCAGGCCGACAGCGGCGCCGACTGCGTCAGCCTGGAGCTAAGGGCGGCCGACGGCGCCCTCGTCACGCTCACGGCGGATTTCAGACAG GAGGTGAAGATTTTCCGTGCCTTAATCCtgggggagctggagaggggccaGAGCCAGTTCCAGGCCCTGTGCTTTGTGACCCGGCTGCACCGCAACGAGATCATCCCCAGCGAGTCCATGGCCAAGCTGCGCCAG AAAAACCCGCGGACAGTGAGGCAGGCGGAGGAGGTGCGAGGCCTGGAGCACCTCAGCATGGACGTGGCCGTGAACTTCAGCAaggcagcccagctgagctcccacATCCACAACGTCTGCGCGGAGGCCAGGGAGGCCATTTACACGCGGGAGGAAGATGTCAAGTTCTGGCTGGAGAAAG GAGTGGACGGCTCCATGTTCGAGGTTCTCCCCCAGGGCTCAGACCTGCCGGAGCTGCAGCGCTGCCGGCAGTGCCCCGAGCGCTGGAGGCCGTGCATGTGCAGCTACTCGCTCAGCATCGAGTGGTACCCCTGCATGCTCAAGTACTGCAAGAGCCGCGACGCCGCGGGCAGGCTCAGCTCCTACAAGTGCGGCATCCGCAGCTGCCAGAAGGGCTACACCTTCCACTTCTACGTGCCTcaaaagcagctctgcctctgggaTGAGGAAACTTAG
- the OAF gene encoding out at first protein homolog isoform X2, translating into MRGPRLPALPALLWLALAPLPGPAARAELRVRVRLPGGQVTEESLQADSGADCVSLELRAADGALVTLTADFRQEVKIFRALILGELERGQSQFQALCFVTRLHRNEIIPSESMAKLRQKNPRTVRQAEEVRGLEHLSMDVAVNFSKAAQLSSHIHNVCAEAREAIYTREEDVKFWLEKGVDGSMLEVLPQGSDLLDLTFLGVFYSFCGSYSDLSPNSF; encoded by the exons aTGCGCGGCCCGCGGCTGCCGGCGCTGCCCGCGCTGCTCTGGCTGGCGCTGGCcccgctgcccggccccgctgcccgcgcTGAGCTGCGGGTGCGGGTGCGGCTGCCCGGCGGGCAGGTGACGGAGGAGAGCCTGCAGGCCGACAGCGGCGCCGACTGCGTCAGCCTGGAGCTAAGGGCGGCCGACGGCGCCCTCGTCACGCTCACGGCGGATTTCAGACAG GAGGTGAAGATTTTCCGTGCCTTAATCCtgggggagctggagaggggccaGAGCCAGTTCCAGGCCCTGTGCTTTGTGACCCGGCTGCACCGCAACGAGATCATCCCCAGCGAGTCCATGGCCAAGCTGCGCCAG AAAAACCCGCGGACAGTGAGGCAGGCGGAGGAGGTGCGAGGCCTGGAGCACCTCAGCATGGACGTGGCCGTGAACTTCAGCAaggcagcccagctgagctcccacATCCACAACGTCTGCGCGGAGGCCAGGGAGGCCATTTACACGCGGGAGGAAGATGTCAAGTTCTGGCTGGAGAAAG GAGTGGACGGCTCCATGTTGGAGGTTCTCCCCCAGGGCTCAGACCTGCTGGACCTTACTTTCCTTGGGGTCTTTTATTCCTTCTGTGGTTCCTATTCAGATTTAAGTCCCAACAGCTTCTGA